One genomic region from Pseudomonadota bacterium encodes:
- a CDS encoding pentapeptide repeat-containing protein, whose product MAKKRIGLVFVFLMIQLFLMTSILYAFNEAHLKKLNTSTECVNCDLSNANLSNIDLSNTNLSNANLSGVNLTGTNFWDSNLSGANLSGAKLSNTNFTGANLSGATWIDGKKCKSGSRDKCK is encoded by the coding sequence TGGATTAGTTTTTGTTTTTCTTATGATTCAATTATTTCTGATGACAAGCATATTATATGCATTCAATGAAGCCCACCTGAAGAAACTCAACACATCTACTGAATGTGTCAATTGTGACCTTTCAAACGCAAACCTTTCCAACATTGACCTCTCCAATACAAATTTATCCAATGCAAACCTTTCTGGTGTAAATCTTACCGGCACAAACTTCTGGGATTCAAACCTTTCCGGTGCAAATTTATCCGGCGCAAAGCTGTCCAATACAAACTTTACCGGTGCAAACCTGTCCGGTGCCACCTGGATTGATGGGAAGAAGTGTAAATCCGGCTCCAGAGATAAGTGCAAATAG